The Lutra lutra chromosome 15, mLutLut1.2, whole genome shotgun sequence genome includes a region encoding these proteins:
- the LOC125085527 gene encoding creatine kinase B-type, with protein sequence MPFSNSHNTLKLRFPAEDEFPDLSGHNNHMAKVLTPELYADLRAKSTPSGFTLDDVIQTGVDNPGHPYIMTVGCVAGDEESYDVFKELFDPIIEDRHGGYKPSDEHKTDLNPDNLQGGDDLDPNYVLSSRVRTGRSIRGFCLPPHCSRGERRAIEKLAVEALSSLDGDLAGRYYALKSMTEAEQQQLIDDHFLFDKPVSPLLLASGMARDWPDARGIWHNDNKTFLVWINEEDHLRVISMQKGGNMKEVFTRFCNGLTQIETLFKSKNYEFMWNPHLGYILTCPSNLGTGLRAGVHIKLPHLGKHEKFPEVLKRLRLQKRGTGGVDTAAVGGVFDVSNADRLGFSEVELVQMVVDGVKLLIEMEQRLEQGQAIDDLVPAQK encoded by the coding sequence ATGCCCTTCTCCAACAGCCACAACACGTTGAAGCTGCGCTTCCCGGCCGAGGACGAGTTCCCCGACCTCAGCGGCCACAACAACCACATGGCCAAGGTGCTGACCCCCGAGCTGTACGCGGACCTGCGCGCCAAGAGCACGCCAAGCGGCTTCACGCTGGACGACGTCATCCAGACTGGCGTGGACAACCCGGGCCACCCCTACATCATGACCGTGGGCTGCGTGGCAGGCGACGAGGAGTCCTATGACGTGTTCAAGGAGCTCTTTGACCCCATCATTGAGGATCGGCACGGCGGCTACAAGCCCAGCGACGAGCACAAGACCGACCTCAACCCCGACAACCTGCAGGGCGGCGACGACCTGGACCCCAACTACGTGCTGAGCTCGCGGGTGCGCACGGGTCGCAGCATCCGCGGCTTCTGCCTTCCCCCGCACTGCAGCCGCGGGGAGCGCCGCGCCATCGAGAAGCTCGCCGTGGAAGCTTTGTCCAGCCTGGACGGGGACCTGGCCGGCCGCTACTACGCTCTCAAGAGCATGACCGAGGCGGAGCAGCAGCAGCTCATCGACGACCACTTCCTCTTCGATAAGCCCGTGTCGCCCCTGCTGCTGGCCTCGGGCATGGCCCGTGACTGGCCAGACGCCCGCGGTATTTGGCACAATGACAATAAGACCTTCCTGGTGTGGATCAACGAGGAAGACCACCTGCGGGTCATCTCCATGCAGAAAGGGGGCAACATGAAGGAGGTGTTCACTCGCTTCTGCAATGGCCTCACCCAGATTGAAACACTCTTCAAGTCTAAGAATTACGAATTCATGTGGAACCCTCACCTGGGGTACATCCTCACCTGCCCATCCAATCTGGGCACAGGCCTGCGAGCAGGTGTGCACATCAAGCTGCCCCACCTGGGCAAGCATGAGAAGTTCCCGGAGGTGCTCAAGCGGCTGCGGCTTCAGAAACGAGGCACCGGTGGCGTGGACACAGCTGCTGTGGGGGGCGTCTTCGACGTCTCCAACGCGGACCGCCTGGGCTTCTCGGAGGTGGAGCTGGTGCAGATGGTGGTGGACGGCGTGAAGCTGCTCATCGAGATGGAGCAGCGGCTGGAGCAAGGCCAGGCCATCGACGACCTCGTGCCGGCCCAGAAGTGA